The following nucleotide sequence is from Chloracidobacterium validum.
ATATGGTAGTGCTTCTTGTAGATGATGTTGTCGCCCTCAATCGAGGCATTGATGACCGGCCAGGCGCGCAACGTATCTACCACGGCCTTGACGATAAAAGGCAGGAAGGTGAGCTTCGCGCCATGCTGCGCTTCAAAATCGCGCTTGTTGCGCTCGCGCAGCCGGTGAATATGCGTCATGTCCACTTCAAAAACCGAGGTAACATGCGGCGACGTATGCTTGCTGAGAACCATGCGCTCGGCGATCTTTTTCCGCATGGAGGTCATCGGCGTGATCTCTACGCCATCGCCGGGCAGCGTCATCGCCGGAGCGCTCGGCGCGACCACCGCCGGGGTGGGAGTCGGCGGCGGCGCCGCAGCAACCACTGGAGGAGCAACCACTGGAGGCGCGACCGGGGCCGTGACCGGCGCGCTTGCCGGCAGTGCTTGGCGTCGCTCCAGAAAAGCGAGAAAGTCATGCTTCGTGATGCGTCCGCCGATGCCCGTGCCCCGAATCTGGCGCAAATCCACTTGGTGCTCCCGTGCCATGCGGCGCACGAGCGGTGAGGAGCGGATGCCAAAGGCATCGGGCGCTTCTGAAGCGTCTTCGACATCGGCTTCATCAATCCTGGTTGCCACCACGGCCCTGGTGGGCGCACTGGCTGTTCCGTTTGGAGGCGACGCTGGAGCCACTGCCTGAGGAGCGGCTTCCGCTGGTGCGGAAGCGCCCAGAGCCGGCGGCGTTGAAACCGGAGCCGATACTTCATCGCCAATGTAGGCCACCACTGTGTTGACCGGCACGGTTTGATTCTCACCAATAAGCACTTCCACCAACACGCCCGCCTGCGGAGCTG
It contains:
- the sucB gene encoding 2-oxoglutarate dehydrogenase, E2 component, dihydrolipoamide succinyltransferase; its protein translation is MRHEVVMPQMGESITEGTIIKWLKQVGDRVERDEPIFEISTDKVDAEIPAPQAGVLVEVLIGENQTVPVNTVVAYIGDEVSAPVSTPPALGASAPAEAAPQAVAPASPPNGTASAPTRAVVATRIDEADVEDASEAPDAFGIRSSPLVRRMAREHQVDLRQIRGTGIGGRITKHDFLAFLERRQALPASAPVTAPVAPPVVAPPVVAAAPPPTPTPAVVAPSAPAMTLPGDGVEITPMTSMRKKIAERMVLSKHTSPHVTSVFEVDMTHIHRLRERNKRDFEAQHGAKLTFLPFIVKAVVDTLRAWPVINASIEGDNIIYKKHYHIGIAVALDWGLIVPVIRHAEEKNLVGLARSIGDLAARARAKQLKPDEVAGGTFTITNYGSFGSLIGTPIINQPQVAILGVGAIVKRPVVTDDDAIAIRHMSYLSLTFDHRLIDGAVADQFMSQLKQTLENFQATELN